Part of the Musa acuminata AAA Group cultivar baxijiao chromosome BXJ2-7, Cavendish_Baxijiao_AAA, whole genome shotgun sequence genome is shown below.
tactactaacttcctaaatagtaagaatgctattcggatagcattacctatcgagaatcgctgcaggtttgatgttaaggtcaccgacggaaggattttgaattgtgatcgtaggcgcccgtaggagaaactattattgcaggaccaagagataattgcagatttcttccttctccctcttaacaatcatgaggccatgctcagaattaaatggttgacgacattaggtgatatttcttggaattttatgaaactaattatgaaattttacagtaaggagaaacaggtgacattgcacgggaaacgtgggggcgacataacaacgatttacacacaacaaatggagaaggttttgcataaagcatgcagcagctttttggtactacttgagcagcaaactaaaggagagccaacagaatttgaagatccaaatctacttcctttgcttgctgaattttcaaatatatttgacgaaccacgcaacctacctcttacccgtcggcatgatcattatataacgatccttccaggtaaatctttagcaaatgctcagccatatcagtatccacatctccagaaggatgaaatagaaaggattgtaaaagagatgctcgaaacaggagttattcggccaagttgcaacctctactcttcaccggtgctacttgtacgcaagaaggacggaacaagacgaatatgtgttgattactgagttctcaatggcataaccatcaaggacaaataccttattccaatagtagatgaattgatagataaaagggagcataaatttttagaaagctggaccttcgatctgggtatcatcaaatatgagtgtgtaaaaaaggcataccgaaaatcgcctttcgaacacacaacggccactatgaatttttgctttctgcaacaaaagatggaatatcttgggcatatcatatcagaggaaggtgtgatggtggacccctccaaaatagaagcaatgcagaactggtcgacctcgaggaacataaaattgctacatagatTTCTggatttaataggctactaccgcaagttcatgaaaaactatggaaagatcaatgcaccacttatttccttactgaaaaaatatatctttcaatggtcggacaaagcctccactgccttcgacaaacttaaggcagccatgatgacgacaccgttgctagcactaccagatttcaaccgacccttcattattgaggccgacgcatctggagtcggaattggagccattctcatgcaagatggtcgaccactcgcatacactagcaagatattatctccctcccatcaaaataaatcaacatatgataaggagatgctcgtcattgtgcacacagcaacgaggtggagaccttacttgatcggtcgacgatttcaaattaaaatcgaccaaagaagcctcaagtacttttttgagcaaaagatatcatcccctgagcagcaaaaatgggtaacaaaactacttagatatgattatgaaataacttacaaaaaggagaaagagaatattcttgcagatgcgctttcgcaactacccgagcaagttgaagtttcggctgtttcacttccgaccagcgacttccttgaggatattaagatggaatggcaggaaaattcaaagactagtaagattataaaaaatttggaggaagcaccaagctccgtggctcattacaattgggactcaaaaaaattacactataagggacgcattgtgcttatgataaattctacgtgcatcttcacgagcagattttagacaaagttattctatatgcagggtactaaattgaaaaggagtacgacatatcacccacaaatcgacggccagacagaagttgtaaataggtgcttggagacagcccaaagaaaCCCGCCAAATATGACCATCCAACGAGAACTCCAGAccaagccaagtaccattattgatcgacggatcgtgactcgatgacgatgaccaactactaaagtgctaatacagtgggtgaacctaccaacaaaagatgtcacttgggagaactatgacgacttgaagatcaaattcccaaaattcatgaatcgtcagcctcgaggacaaggctgatttgaagagggtgggtctgttcggactctagctaggagagtcctaattgatagggacattcatgtaaaacctacctaagccgacccctattaaagaggtgaagaggctggctaggattaggaggttgtttcttagagaagaataaggagttgtaaaggaataggagtcttgagtatgagtcctattaggagttggttagaaataggagtcttgagtaggagtcctattaggagttagggtttagaagccctataaatagtcatgtattcctcttcttttgataagcaatagatgaatcttttctgcagtctttgagcagcaacttggagggagtaaCCCCTATTGAGTtccaggaggccgatcccctaaagagatcaaccccaagtttaaaatctgcaaggattctaacaTTAATCAAATTGGAGGTTTGATGATTGAATAAAGATGAAGCatcccaaaatgaaccaactcatATGAGTGGATCACTCCTACGAGAATATGTAGATAGGTTTTGAAAGAAATTTAACCCTTTAAAGTAAAAAAGAGTTCGATTAATACACACATGGAAAAAATGTTGAAAGTCAAACTaaagtttatataatattatttatagtttGAGAGTGAGTAGACTGATATGATGAGTTTCACACTGTTTAGAGTTTATTATAAAACTTAAGTTAATATACgattatatacatgatttatagtttctattccgAGAGTGAGAGAAAGGGTGATGGATGCACAACTAATTATATCTCGTCTTTTTCCTATATTATTCGAAGCAAAACTAATCATAGGACGTCAATTAAAGATGATGGATAAGCTAAAACTTAAGGCAAGCCAAAAGGAGCGTACAATCCCTGATGACTCATTCGTTATCTTCTTTCTCATAAAACGTGTTACTTACGAAACCAAACCAGATTTAAGACTATAAATTGCTACACAAGGTTGCAGGCTCTCGCCATCCTCTCATCACTTGCATCCAGATCAGAATGGAGAACGTAATTTCGCAGCCACACGTTCCAGGTGATGAAGTGGTGATTCGCAAGTCTGTAAGCTACCATCCCACCGTTTGGGGTGATTACTTTATCTTACAGGCCCAGTCCTCCCCCAGTACACaggcatgtatatacacatatatctcacatatggttttaggcaagaaactctccgagaacgaatggtgttaatgtttcattaacatgaaaaatGTGCGCATGCTGCTTTCTTTCGGTTTTGTTGGTTGAACAATTAATTGCTATGCTATGGAGGATGCAGGAGTGCGATGCAAGGATGCAAGAGAGAGCAGCAGAACTGATGGAGCAGGTAAGAAGCATGTTCAAGGACACTACCGACATCTTGCAAACTATGGACTTGgtcgattcaatccagcttctCGGATTGAGTTATCACTTTGAGAAAGAAATAAGTGAATCATTAAAACGAGTCCATGATGCCGATTTGAACTGTCAAGGTCTCTACGAGACTGCTCTCCGGTTTCGACTGCTGAGACAAGAAGGGTATCATGTGACCACTGGTAATATGCTCTTACGTTTCCTTGGAGTAGATGTATTTGTATGTTTTCTCTATAATTATGTTTGCAAAAgtaatttaatttgtattttagaaatgatggaggatttttgttttaagaagacaACTTAATCAGCCCATCAAAAAAGAAGTCACTGAACAATCAATCCGATGGCTTCTAACAATATTAGCTGgtcattttgcttcataatttCTTCTCTGTACATGAGTGACCTCACACTTCTCAAAACGTTTTGATCTCCTATACATATTTTTCAACTATATTAAAAAgatgtacttatatatatatatatgtatatatatatatatgtatatatatgtatatatatatatatatatatatatgtatatatatatatatgtatatatgtatatatatatatatgtatatgtatatatgtatatatatatatatatatatatatatatatgtatgtatgtatatgtatatatatacatacatatatatatatatatatatatatgtatatatatacatatatatatatatacatatacatatacatatatatatatacatatacatatatatatatatacatacatatatatatatatatatatatatatatatatatatatatatacatataaatcgtCTATAATTGTTGCTGCCTTACTAGTATAGGAATTGTTTTCCCTTTTCATGACCCTGCAATCAGATAATACACATTTTTCACTGAAAGTTCCTATTGAAACTATCTTTGGCGTATACCATGATTTATATTTGACctatatttgaaatattatagaGATGAAATTACTATGTTTGATTTCAAGAGAATCAAGGTCATTTTTTGTGAAATTGTTAcaataaagtaaataaaataaaaccaCTTTATGTGTTTTCTCAAAACTTTATGAATCAACAGatgtttttaacaagttcaaagatgaGGAAGGAAATTTAGTGTCCACCTTGAAGGATGATCCAAAGGGACTTTTAAGCTTATACAATGCGGCTTATCTACGGATACATGAGGAGACCATACTCGATCAAGCTATTTCTTTTACGAGGGACCAGCTTGCGTCCATGTTAAGTGATCTCACACCACCATTAGCAACGCAAGTGAGACTCTTCCTTGAGGGTCCTCTCTGTAGAAGAATGAAAAGGCTCTTGGCACGAAATTACATCTCCATCTACCAAGAGTGTGCGACACGAAATGATGCCTTACTAGAGCTGGCAAAGCTTGACTTCAATCTACTGCAATGTCTTCATCGCGACGAGATTAAGAGCATCTCCATGTAAGTTCTTTCCTACAGTTAGATTGATTGAGAGTTCAGGTTGAGGAGTACACTTGAATACGTAGAACACTGTCATTGTAGAAATGTTTGATTGTGTCCATCTTTTTTTATCGATGTTTGGATTGACAATAACATTGTGGTTTGTGGATTGCATTGAAGATGGTGGAATGATTTATTCCTCTCAAAAAATCTAAGTTTTGCACGAGATCGGGTGGTTGAATGTTATTATTGGATACTTGCGATATACTTTGAACCTCACTATTCTCGTGCACGAGTGATTACCACCAAGGTGATGGCCATGACTTCCATCTTGGATGATATCTATGATCTCTATAGCACATTGGAGGAGAGTCAACTACTCACTGAAGTAATTCAAAGGTTTGGAAATCTCTTGCTTTTGGATagtgtttttttgttttattattgtcGAGAATGAGATATCTTATCTCAATTGATTATAATAGTTTGATTCTTTGTGGATAAAGCAACATTAAGCTAATTCGTAGGTGGGATGCCAAGGCTGTTCATCAGCTACCAGAGTATATGAAGGGCTATTTTCTGAAGCTAATCCATACTTTTGAAGAATTCGAAAATTTACTAGCACCTAGTGAGAAGTATCGTTTATTTTATCTTAAGGAAGcggtaatttttttattattttaatggatttcaaTTTAGATTAGTGTGATGAATTAATATTTGctaaacaagaaaaatctgattgcacatttcttttttttatccacTCTACAAATTCCAAGTCGTGCTATACTTCTTAGTGATTTTTGCCTTCTTATTTCTTACACAACGTCACCGTTTCCTCACCTTTATCATAGATGAAAGGTTTATCAAGATCCTATCTCGAGGAAAACAAATGGGCTTCCAAACAGTATGTGCCAAAATTAGAAGAACATCTGCAAATCTCGCTCATCAGTTCAGCCTATCCTTTGCTTGTTTGTGCTTCTTTTGTTGGAATGGGAGAAGTAGCAACTAAGGAGGCATTTGAGTGGGTTGCTAGTTTCCCTAAGATCGTCAAGGCTTCTGCATTAATTGCTCGTATCGCCAATGATTTCGTTTCACATGAGGTAacttattattaattttgaattttgaaaaccTTATTTAACATACTTATTGATcttacaaaataaaatatatcatattttcTTATATAAACACCACAaaatttaaagagaaaaaaacatTTTCAAACAAAACAAAGAACTATAATTTTGAGTTTATTAAAACGATAGTTTGCAGCTTGATGCTATGCACGGTAGACAATGTAAAACTTAATAATATAATCACAGGAGAGGATAATATACATATTGGAAGGGAGAAGAGGTAAAACTAAATAATATAACTTTATTCATCATCAGTCCTCTAATTATGCACTAACCTATAGTTTTATTTGAACTCCTAGTCCTACAAAACTCCAAGCATGAGGATATTGATCAAAGCTAAGTTTATTACTTCCAAATATATAGAGTTCCATGCTTTTTTATTTTGTGATACTTGCAGCTTGAGCAAACCAGGGAACATGTTGCCTCTACAGTCCAATGCTACATGAAAGAGTTTGGTACAAATGTGCATGTGGCATGCGAGAAACTCCaagttttgattgaagatgcatgGAAAGATGTAAATAAAGAGTGCCTTAATCCGACTATAATATCCATGCCTTTGCTTGAAAGGACAGTCAACCCTGTGTCTATTTAACGATATTTATAAGGATATTGATGGATACACAAACTCATCTATTTATACCATAGACAATATTTCTTTGTTATTGGTGCACCATATTGATATTTGATCATGTACTCCTATCAATCCTATGGTTTGTATCTTAATCAGCAGAATGATCGATAGTATTATTATTGTTAAAGATATTAAATCATTGTTGAAAGAGTCAGTAAATTTAAGTTTCTTGTGCTAGCCATACGAAGCTCTAGTCAATAAATCATTAGGAAAGCCTTTCTATGTTAGTTTGCTATAAAGCCTCTTGtttaaggaatatatatatatatatatatccatatttaatattttaaattataatatattaatttatgatttaatttgtgcaTCTTAATGGATAAGTATTGTTACTCGATGTAATGTCGTATTGGCACATGGAAATGCTTATCTACCTACAAGAACTCTATCGATGATAGTTTAGTAATCTTCTCTATATGTGATGTTGGCGAACCTCTAATGCAGGTAGCAATATTCGTATAAAGCCAATACAAGTCAAAGAACATGGAATCTTGTTTTATTCCATAAAATTTGCTGCGTGAACAAATTAGGGAGCATGTTACCTCCACTGTACAGTGCTACATCATTGTGTGGCATGTTAAAAGCTTCAAGATTTGGTTGACGACACACGGAACCAAAAGTGTCTCAACCGAAATGCATTTCCCGTTCCATTGCCTGAAACTATAGTAAATTATACATGAATGATTAGAAGTGTTATATCAAGTTCATATGGATGCATACACCAATTTCACAAGTTCAGCCCTTTGTTACTTACATCATATCCTATTCATCATGTTGCCATTCTTATTACTCCTTAATGACAAATAGTAAAAGAATAACTAAATTTATTTAAGTAGTTTAAGTATATTAAAAAAACGATCCTTTTTAATTTGAATCAGACGATTCCAGCAAATGAATCAATTCATCTGTTCTAGTTTTCCAAGAAGCCAGCCTAATAAATGGACCAGATGGATCAGTTGAATTTCTGGTTTTATCCCATCTGGTTTTTTTGAACTATGATTCGATTAATGATTGATTTCTATTTTTGTGTAAAAGATTAATAAACGAAGTTAAGAGAAAAATGTTGATCATTACTTAAGAGTTTCCTTTGAAAAAACTGTCCTAAATATAAACTAAAAGTTCTGCCAAAGCGACGAAGTACAATTGTTGTTGCTACTGCGCAAGTTGCAAAAACGAATAGGCGTCATCCATTAACTATTCATTTTGGAATCATCTTGTTTAATCTTATGCTTGTAGTATCTtgtaccatcatcatcatcatcatcattattattattatctaatttaCTGTGTTGATGGGACACCAAGCCTGTATGTCACCAACCGACGTAATTAATGGAATGCTATCTTCTCAAGTATAGATGGAAAGCAGTAAGTAATGTCACATATATTTTCTCAACGAAGCAGGAAAAAGTCCTCTTGAGCAAGAATATTAAAAGGAGGAGTACCTATTCGACTCGGTTACATGCAAATTAGGGTAGTTGTTCAATGCGTTTGGGACGGATCCAAGCGATAAGTCCGTATATCATTCccgcttatttatacatttaattttataaaaaaataaatccttGAGGATTCTTATTCAGTTTCAAAACTACATTACACGAGCAAGACCACGAAACATTGGATCTTTGGGAACGCAAATAAATGTGATGGTGCAGAGCGCCTTAGATAAAGCTGCCCAGAAgaagttaattaaacttttttttttttaaatggtaaGCGGTAAAGACGAAATTTAATCTCCAGATTTTACAGTGATAACAAAAGTTAGAGCCTATGAAGCTAACTAATGACCACATTTATtggattttctaaattatgagatAATTTACTTCCTTCAAAATTTAACAAGTTTCAAATGTATCACCATACACCATGGAGATTTTTCATCTTTCTTCAAGGCTTTATTCCTTCCCCATTTGTAAGCTTAATTCTTTCAAAAGAATGCAACTGCACTACTCCATGCTCTTTCTTATAATCTCGCCCGATCCGCATGTCTGATAAAGAAACTAATCCCTCCCGTAAAAGGCCCATCAAAGTTGCTCTCCCATTTTACTTTACTTCCATCTCCCTTCATCTCCCTACAAGGAAGGATGTGGATTCCACTACGGCTTGTCCCACTAAAATCCATGCTAAGCCACATAAAACCAAAGACGGCCCTTATGTCTCTACGCTATCATACTtaactctttattttttttttgtatatttctCAAACAATCATGGATCCTCGCTGTTACATGATGGAATGGGTGATAGATAAAACCATAAGATATTCCATTTTAATTATCTCTTAGATACTTTTCTTTGTTTCTATGAGTTGTAATCAGGACCGTTTTAATTCTCTACATGATCTCAACATTACATTTGCATTTGTGAGTTTCGACCGGATCCACTTGATGTtacaaatttaaataattttaaagcgTAGGTTAATTGAATACGACTCTTGGAGTTGATTAGTTGGGTCCCTTTAGCTCTCCTATCCAAACTGTACATATAGTAAGATGATgatatataaagagaaataaacttttgtatatgaataaatactaacaAGTCATAACACGTAGCGAAATTAAattgaatcacaatcaaatagaatatcaagattacatggaaaaccccttcaacgtgaagggtaaaaaccatggggtaaactagagataatccactataataataatgaatatacgaaTCTCAGTCTTTTGCCCATATccctagcaacaatctcaagagaataactgggatataagaaTTATGTCACTGtgtacaatatctaaattctccccaagCAATCATAGCAAGTATCTATTgtaaatctgatctaacctgagatgtgaACATTGTTGGATGATTGAAAACAGTttttctgcgttgtccttgtcttctttactttctttctcttgtttttctgccatTTTCTCATGCTATTTTGAAATCAATTAGCTATTGCAAAAATCTGTCTCGTTGCTACAGTTTTCCTCTTTTTTTCGTAGCCACCACACTCCCTATTAGATCTAGGGTTTCACTTGAAAGGGGGTAGGCTATGGGCTGTTAAAGCCACTATGGGCTGAACCTGGTGGGCTATCAACCCAACAACCTCCcttttcagcccataagggagactGTCTCATGACTCCTAAATGTGAAGCCATGACgatcaactgtcggcatatctcttgtctttcttttggtaaagtgttTGTCAATATGTTTGTTCCGTTATCatatgtatgaattttctgaagctgcaattgcttctcttcgagtacatttcgaatccagtgatatctgatctctatatgctttgacttgatgCCATACTAGAGCTTGCCAAGCTGCTGCAGTCTCTTCAAGGTGAGGAGCTCAAGGCGACTTCCATGTAGGTTTTACTTTTTCATATTATCTTCAGTTTGTTATAAAGCAGTTTGATTTGAAAAGATCACAGAAGCTGTTAGGTTACGTGTTTTAGATCTATCTTTGAATTTGACAGTAACATTATAGTTAGTGGATTGCATGAAGGTGCTTGTTTGGCTTGTTCCTTTTCACATTGCttcgtaatttattattattttggatatAGATCTTTCTTAACctagttattatattttttaaattatattaaatcaaaATCCTGCGATTACATCAGTCATCCTGAACAGCCTTTCCCTTTTCAATTCTGAATTCCCTTGCCAAAACGATAATTCCCTATTTAGTTTCTCAAAATTTGTGGATCCATGGACGACCATATTACCTTTTGAAAAATATGGATAATATAAAATTCATCAAAAGAGGGCAATAAACCGAAAATATTTCTGATTATATTAAGTATTGAGTGATCATTGTTGAGTTTTTACGAACCCATAATGGGTCTTTCCCGTCGACAGCTATAAGCGAaacccctcgagactcaccttacCAATTCAATCAAAGTGCGATGAAACACAATGCCAACCTGGTAGGTAGCATTAAAAAAGTTTTTATTACGTAACCTCCAAATCCTCcatcgcagagagagagagagagggagagcaaCCATAACTTACATTCTCTTACATGAATACCATAAAAACATTTTTAGAAAAATTGTGAAACTATACAAAAGAACCTGCAATGCTTGTAAAAATATCCAATGTTTAAGTTTAcatagtcataaaaaaaaaatagaatcaaTAGAAGTCAAACGACTTGCTATTTTTTATCTTGTTTCATGAAATTTGCAGCGTGAGCAATCTATGGAGAATGTTGCCTCCATGGTGGAAAGCTATATGAAAGAGTATGGAACAAGCATGCCACGAGAAGCTTCAAAACTTGGTTGAAAACGCATGAAAGGAACTGAACCAAGAGTGCGTTAAGTCGACTGTATTCCCCTGCCATTACTTGAAAGGATAATCAATTAACCATCAATGATTGGAACTATATACCAAGTTCATGTTCACGGATAGACCAACTATATTGGTTATACCAAGGATAATATATCTTTAATACTTGTTAATCTTATTCCGATTTGATTATTTTATCATTATATGGCCAAATCATATGTTACTCTAGATTTTGATATTTTTGTCATGTTTTTACGAGTGTGTGCACATAAGTATAGGCACGCATGTGTATATGCATATATTCATGTATACGGCTATGTATATACATGCATGCTTGCATATAATGATATATAACATGTGTTCCTAGTTATTATGAAGAAGAGTCTTTCGTATTTCGGGTGTGAAAATATACAAATTATATTTTGTAATTTTTACAAAAAAAGCTTTTTGTATATTT
Proteins encoded:
- the LOC135616393 gene encoding alpha-humulene synthase-like → MENVISQPHVPGDEVVIRKSVSYHPTVWGDYFILQAQSSPSTQECDARMQERAAELMEQVRSMFKDTTDILQTMDLVDSIQLLGLSYHFEKEISESLKRVHDADLNCQGLYETALRFRLLRQEGYHVTTDVFNKFKDEEGNLVSTLKDDPKGLLSLYNAAYLRIHEETILDQAISFTRDQLASMLSDLTPPLATQVRLFLEGPLCRRMKRLLARNYISIYQECATRNDALLELAKLDFNLLQCLHRDEIKSISM